The sequence CAGGTCGGCTGTCGCCTCGTCGAGCAGCAGCACCGGCGGGTCGACGAGCCCGGCCCGCAGCAGCCCGACGATCTGCCGCTCGCCGGCGGACAGCCGGGAGCCGCGCATGCCGACGTCCGCGTCCAGGCCGCCGAGCCGGGCCGTCCAGTCGCCCAGGCCAAGCAGCTCGACCGCCCGTTCCATGGCCGCCCGGTCCGGCTCCCCCGGCGCGAGGGCCAGGTTCTCGGCCAGCGTGCCGGTGATGATGTGCACCTGCTGCGGGATGAGCACGATGCGGGCCCGGACCTGGTCCGGGTCGGCCACGCGCAGGTCGACGCCGCCGTAGCGCACCGTCCCCACGTCCGGCTCGTAGAGCCCGGTGAGCAGCTTCGCGAGGGTGGTCTTGCCCGACCCGGTGACGCCGACCAGGCCGGCCCGGTCGCCGGACGGGAAGGTCACCGAGACGTCGCGCAGCACGTCGGCGCCCTCGGCGTAGCCGAAGCTCAGCCCGTCGGCGACCAGGTCCCCCCTGGCCGGCAGCTCGGTCCCCGCGAGCAGCTCGGTTCCCGCCGGCGGCTCGGCTGGGGCACGGCCGGCCGGGGCCAGCGCGTCGAGCAGGTCCGTCAGCCGGGCCAGCCCCGTCCGGGCGAGCTGCGCCTGGCCGGCCAGGCCGGAGAGCGTCAGCATGCTCTCGAACAGGTTGCGGGTCGCGACCACGAACACGACGACCGTGCCGACGCTGACCTGACCGGCCCGCACCAGCCAGACGCTCAGCAGCAGCAGCGCGGCGGTGGCCAGGCCCTCGATCATCCCGAACAGCTCCAGCCGGCTCTGGACGGCGATCGTCCGGTCGGCCGCGCGCAGCAGCTCGTCGTTGTCGACCCGGAAGCGGCGGACCCACTCCTGCGGCCGGCCCGGCGCGACCAGCGCCTCGTGCGCGTTGAGCGTCTCGGTGAAGGTCGCGGTCATCGTGGCGTCCGCGGCGGCCTGCCGTCCGAACGCCCGCGGCGCGCCACGAGTGAACCAGGCCACGACCAGGATCGCGACCGGCATGAACAGCGCGAGCAGCAACAGCGCGAGCAGCAACGAGTACACCAGCAGCAACGCCGTCGTGAGGGCCACGGTCAGGCCGAAGCCGAGCAGGTTGGGCAGCTGGTCCCGCAGGAAGAGGGTCAGGTCGGAGATCTCACCGGTCGACCGGCGCAGCAGGTCGCCGGTGCGGTGCGCCTCGATGAACCGCAGCGGCGCGCGGCCGAGCCGGTCCACGACGAGGTCGCGCAGCCCGCGGATCGTCCGCTCCCCCGCCGCCGAGAGCAGCACCTCCGACGAGCGCAGCAGCACCATCCGGGCCAGCACGAGCCCGGCCATCAGCGCGACCGCCCACCACAGCCGGCGCTCGTCGCCATCCGTGACCGCGTCGACCCCGAGGCCGATCGCGGGCGCGATCCCGACCACCGCCGCCGAGCTGGCCACGTTCGCCAGCAGCGCCGCGGCGAAGATCGCGCGGTGTGGCCGCAGGTAGGGCCAGAAGCGCCGGAACACCCGCGCGGTCGACGGGTCCTCGGCCAGTACCCGGATCTCAGCCATTGCCGCCACCCACCCGGACGATCTGCTCAGCCGTCGTCTGTTCGTCCGTCGTGTGCTCATCGAGCGCGGACCGTGGGGCCGGCCCGGCCACAGCCGCGGGAAAGCCGGGCGGTTCCAGCCGCAGCACGCGGTCGGCCGCCGCCAGCACGCTCGGCCGGTGCGAGATCACCAGCAGCGCGGTGCCGGGTGCCCAGGCCCGCAGCCGCCCCAGGATCGTGGCCTCGGTCTCCGCGTCGACGGCCGCCGTGACGTCGTCCAGGATCAGCACGTCCGGGCGGCCGACCAGGCCCCGGGCCAGGGCCAGCCGCTGCGCCTGGCCGCCGGAGACGCTCGCCCCGCGCTCGCCGAGCTCGGTGTCGTAGCCGTCGGGCAGGCTGTCCACGAACTCGTCGACGGCGGCGACGGCGCACGCCGCCCGCAGCTCGTCCAGGCCGAGCTCGCGCCCGACCCGCAGGTTGTCCGCGACCGTGCCGGCCAGGATCAGCGGCCGCTGCGGCACCAGGCCGACCCGGTTGGCCAGCTCGAGCCGGGAGACCCGCCGCAGATCGACGCCGCCCAGGCTGACCGAGCCGGTCGCCGGGTCCTCCAGCCGGCACAGCAGCCGGGCCAGCGTGGTCTTGCCGCTGCCGGTCGGGCCGGTCACGGCGACGAACTCGCCGGGACCGACGCTCAGGTCGACCGGGCCGAGCACCAGGCGCCCGTCGCGCCGGGCCGTCACCCCGGCGGCCACCAACGCCGCGTCCAGCGGCGGGCTCTCCGCGTCGGCGGGGTCGTCGTCGGTGCCGGGGGTGTCGAGGATCTCGGCGATGCGCCCGGCGGCGACCAACGCCTGGCCGCGCTGGGAGAGCAGGTCGACGGCGATCGTGACGGCCAGGGTCAGCGTGGTCATCCAGGAGGTGAAGGCGACCAGGCCACCGACGGTCAGGCCGCCGTGCAACACGGCCAGGCCCCCGATCGCGAGGCCGGCCGCGATCGCCAGCCTGGGCACGGCCGGCGGGACGGCCGACCACGACGCGGAGATCCGCGCGGCGGTCATCGTGTGGTCGGTGACGGTGGCGCTGCGCTCGTGGTGGCGACGCACGAGGGTCGCCTCACCGCCGAGCCCGCGCACCGCGGCACTGGCCGACAGCAGGTCCTCGACGGCGTCGGCCCGGGCCGCGAACGCGGTGGACAGCTTCTCGTTCGCGGCGTCGAACCGGTCGGGGAAGTAGGCGTTGGCCAGCGCGACGAGCGGGATCGTGGCCACCCCGACGACCAGCAGCGGCCATTCCAGCAGGGCGAGGGCGGGCAGCACCAGCACGATCGTGACGACGATCCGCACCCAGATGGCGAGGCTCTGCACCCACAGCCGGATCAGGTCGACGTCCCGGGTGGCCCTGGTGGCCAGGTCGCCGTGCCCGTAGCGGGCCAGCGCGGCGCGGTCGAAGGCGGCGACCCGCTCGACCAGCGCGGCCCGCAGCGCGTGCGAGACCCGGTTCGCGGCCCGGCCCGACCAACGAAGCCCGCCGACGCCGCCGAGCATGAACACCACGGCGACCAGCGCCGTCGGGATCGCCCAGGTCAGCGTGCCGCGGACCGAGTGCGCGGTGACGCCGCGGTCAAGGGCGCGCTGGATGCACCACGGGAGGGCGAGCATCGCGGTCTGCTGGACGACGGTGGCGGCGGCGCCGAGGGTGAGGTCCCCCCGCCGCCCGCGCAGTTGCGTTCTCAACAGCCGGCTGCCCGTCGAGCTGTTCAACCCAGCACCGTCCCGATGGATGTCGATTACGCCACGTACCGCTTATGTCACTATCCGTCTAGCGACTAAAGCTAGGTTAACCTACCTCCCTGGGAGCCGCCAGCCCCGTGTCGATCGGTCGAGGTGGGCCGGTCGCAGCCGGCGAGACGGGCTTGACACCCCGCGAGGGCGCCCCGAATATAGGTAAGGTTTCCCTTAGTAGATCTTGCGTACGCTTCTCGTTACCGACGGGAAAGGGCGGCGCCCACGGACCGGAGGTTCTGGCGTGGTGAGAGGTCCGGCGTCCACGGACATCGGCATTCTGGACATCGTCGGAATTGGATTCGGTCCATCGAATCTGGCACTGGCCATAGCGGCGACGGAGCACAACGCGCAGGTTCCGCCGGAGGCGGCCCTGAGCATTTCGTTTCTGGAGCGCCAGCCGCGGTTCGGCTGGCACCGGGGCATGCTCCTCGACGGGGCCACGATGCAGGTGTCCTACCTGAAGGACCTGGTAACCCTGCGCAATCCGGCCAGCGATTTCAGCTATCTGTCATTCCTGCACGACCGTAACCGCCTGGTCGACTTCATCAACCACAAGACGATGTTCCCGCTGCGGGCCGAGTTCCACGACTATCTGGAATGGGCCGCCCGCCGGGTCGACGGCCTCGTCGAGTACGACACGCGCGTCGTCGACATCCGGCCGGTCCTGGTCGACGGCGAGGTCACGATGGTCGACGTCGTCGCCGTGCGGGGCGAGACCGGGGAGACGGTCGTGCGCCGGGCCCGGGGCGTCGTCATCGCCGCCGGGCTGGAGCCGGTGCTGCCGCCGGGCATCGAGCAGTCCGAGCGGGTCTGGCACAACCACGACCTGCTCGGCCGGGTCGAGCGGCTGCCCTCGATGGTGCGCGACCGGTTCGTCGTCGTCGGCGCCGGCCAGAGCGCGGCCGAGGTCACCGAGTTCCTGCACACCCGGTACCCGCGCGCCGAGGTCGTCGCGCTGTTCTCCCGGTACGGCTACAGCCCGGCCGACAACAGCGCGTTCGCGAACCAGATCTTCGACCCGACCGCCGTGGACGACTTCTACGCGTCGCCGCCGGCGGTGAAGGACATGCTGAACGGCTACCACCGGTCGACCAACTACTCGGTGGTCGACATCGACCTCATCGACGAGCTCTACCGCCGGGTCTACCAGGAGAAGGTGCAGGGCCGGGAACGGCTGCGGATCATGCGGGCGTCCCGGCTCGCCGAGCTGCGCCCGATCGAGGCCGGCGTCGCCGTCGACGTCGAGTTCCTGCCGACCGGCAAACGGGAGACCGTCGAGGCGGACGTCATCGTCTTCGCCACCGGGTACAAATCCCGGGACCCGCGCGCCCTGCTCGGCGCCATGTCCGGGTACTGCCTGGACGACGCGGCCGGGAAGCCGGCGCTGGACCGCGACTACCGGCTGGCGACGACCCCCGACGTCCAGGCCGACCTGTACGTGCTCGGGGCGACTGAGCACTCCCACGGCATCTCCTCGACCCTGCTGTCGAACGTCGCCGTGCGGGCCGGCGAGCTGGTGCGCTCGATGGCCTGCCGAAGCTAGCCGCGTGAACGTCATCGAGCGGCCTCGGCCGGCCGCGCCGCCGGCGCCGGTCCGGCGCGCCGGCCGGACCGGAGCGCGGGTCACGGGCCTCGCCGCTGCGGTCGCCGTGCTCGCGTTCGTCACGATGGCGAGCCTGGCCGTCGGCGCGAAGCCCATCCCACTCGGCACCGTCGTCCACGAGCTGTTCCACTACGACGGCTCGGGCGACGGGGTGATCATCCGGACCCTGCGGGTGCCCCGCACGCTGCTCGGCCTCACGGTCGGCGCCGGGCTGGGGCTCGCCGGGGCCGTGATGCAGGCGCTGACCCGCAACCCGCTCGCCGACCCGGGCCTGCTCGGCGTGAACGCCGGCGCGTCTGCGGCCGTGGTCGTCGCCATCGGCGCCCTCGGCCTGCACTCGCCGGCGGCTTACGTCTGGTTCGCGCTGGCCGGCGCGGCCATCGCCGCGGTCGCCGTCTACCTGCTGGGCGCGCGGGGCCGCTCGACGGCCGCCCCGGTCCGGCTGGCGCTCGCGGGCGCGGCCGTCAGCGCGGTGCTCATCGCGCTCGTCTGGGGGCTCGCCCTGACCAACCCGGTGACGTTCGACGGCTACCGGTTCTGGTCGGTCGGCGGGCTGGCCGGGCGCAACCTCGCGGTCGTCTGGCAGACCGGGCCGTTCCTGCTGGCCGGCGCCGTGCTCGCGCTCGGGCTCGCCCGGCCGCTGAACGCGATCGCGCTCGGCGACGAGGCCGGCCGGGCGCTGGGCGTCCACCTCGGCCGGACCAGGGTTCTCGGGATCGGCGCCACCACCCTGCTGTGCGGGGCCGCCACCGCCGCGGCCGGCCCGATCGGCTTCGTCGGGCTGACCGTCCCGCACGTGGCCCGCGCCCTCACCGGCCCGGATCAGCGCTGGGTGCTGCCCTACTCGATGGTCCTCGCGCCGATCCTGCTGCTGGCCGCCGACATCGTCGGCCGGGTCGTCGCCCGTCCCGGCGAGATCGAGGCCGGCATCGTGACTGCCTTCGTCGGCGCGCCAGTGCTGGTGCTGCTCGCCCGCCGCCGACGACTGGCCGCCCTGTGAGCGCCCTCGTCGACGTCCGCGCGCCTGGTCGCGCCGCGCCTGGCCGGGCTCGGGTGCTCGGCACGCCGCGGGGGCGGGTGTCGCTGCTGGTCCCGGTCCGGTCCTGCGTGGTCGGGGCCGCGCTGGTCGCGCTCATCGTCGCCGTGGGCTGCGTCGCGCTGACCACGGGCGACTACCACATCCCGCTGCCCGACGTGGTCCGCGCCCTGCTCGGCGGCGGCGACGGCTCGACCCGCTTCATCGTGATCACCCTGCGGCTGCCCCGGCTGCTGACCGGTGTGCTGGTCGGCGCGGCGCTCGGGGTCGGCGGCGCGATGTTCCAGAGCCTGTCGCGCAACCCGCTCGGCTCGCCGGACATCATCGGCTTCGACACCGGCGCGGCGACCGGGGCCCTGCTGGTCATCCTGGTGCTGCACGGGACGATGGCCCAGGTCGCCGCCGGGGCCGTCGTCGGCGGCGTGGCCACGGCGCTGCTGGTGTACCTGCTGGCGATGAAGCGCGGGGTCCAGGGCTATCGGCTCATCCTGGTCGGGATCGGCATCGCGGCCATGCTCTCCTCGGTCAACGACTTCCTGCTGACCAGGGCCAGCATCAACGACGCCCAGTCCGCGGCCGTCTGGCTGACCGGCAGCCTCAACGGCCGCGGCTGGGAGCACGTCCGCCCGGTCGCCCTCGCGGTCGCCGTGCTGCTGCCGCTGGCGAGCTGGCTCGGCCGCGACCTGCGGATGCTGGAGCTCGGCGACGACACCGCCCGGGCCCTCGGCGTCCACGCTGAGCGGGCCAGGGCGGCCTCGGTCGTCGTCGGGGTCGGGCTGAGCGCCGCCGCCACCGCCTGCGCGGGACCGATCGTCTTCGTCGCGCTGGCCGCGCCGCAGGTCACCCGGCGGCTGACGAGGCTGCCCGGGCCCAACATCATCCCGTCCGCGCTGACCGGGGCCCTGCTGCTGACGGCGAGCGATCTCGCGGCGCAACGGGCCTTCGCGCCGACCCAGCTCCCGGTCGGCGTCGCCACCGGCGTCGTCGGCGGCCTCTACCTCGCCTGGCTGCTCAGCCGGGAATGGCGCCAGGGACGTGGCTGACGGCCTGTGGATGAAGGAGACGATGAAGGACAAGAGGCCATGAGCCGGCTGCGCGCCGAGCGCCTGGAGCTGGGCTACGACCAGCGCAGCATCGTGCACGACCTGGACGTCACGATCCCGGACCGGTCCTTCACGGTCATCGTCGGCGCCAACGGCTGCGGCAAGTCGACCCTGCTGCGCGGGCTCGCCCGGATGCTGACGCCGCGGGCCGGGCTGGTCCTGCTGGACGGCAAGCACATCCGGTCGCTGCCGTCCAAGGAGATCGCCCGGCGCCTCGGCCTGCTGCCGCAGGGCCCGATCGCCCCGGACGGCATCACGGTCGCCGACCTGGTCGGCCGGGGCCGCTACCCGCACCAGGGGCTGCTGCGGCAGTGGTCGGCGACGGACGAGCTGGCCGTGGTGGACGCGATGGCCGCCACCGGGATCACCGACCTGGCCGACGCCTACGTCGACGAGCTGTCCGGCGGCCAGCGCCAGCGGGCCTGGCTCGCCATGGCGCTGGCCCAGCAGACCCCGATCATGCTGCTGGACGAGCCCACGACCTTCCTCGACATCGCCCACCAGGTCGACGTCCTCGACCTGTGCGCCGACCTGCACCAGTCCAGGGGGCACACGCTCGTGCTCGTCCTGCACGACCTCAACCAGGCCTGCCGCTACGCGACG is a genomic window of Pseudofrankia inefficax containing:
- a CDS encoding ATP-binding cassette domain-containing protein; the protein is MLTLSGLAGQAQLARTGLARLTDLLDALAPAGRAPAEPPAGTELLAGTELPARGDLVADGLSFGYAEGADVLRDVSVTFPSGDRAGLVGVTGSGKTTLAKLLTGLYEPDVGTVRYGGVDLRVADPDQVRARIVLIPQQVHIITGTLAENLALAPGEPDRAAMERAVELLGLGDWTARLGGLDADVGMRGSRLSAGERQIVGLLRAGLVDPPVLLLDEATADLDPDAARRLETAVERLRPGRTLVVIAHRPTTIERLPRIVRVESGRLN
- a CDS encoding ABC transporter ATP-binding protein, encoding MNSSTGSRLLRTQLRGRRGDLTLGAAATVVQQTAMLALPWCIQRALDRGVTAHSVRGTLTWAIPTALVAVVFMLGGVGGLRWSGRAANRVSHALRAALVERVAAFDRAALARYGHGDLATRATRDVDLIRLWVQSLAIWVRIVVTIVLVLPALALLEWPLLVVGVATIPLVALANAYFPDRFDAANEKLSTAFAARADAVEDLLSASAAVRGLGGEATLVRRHHERSATVTDHTMTAARISASWSAVPPAVPRLAIAAGLAIGGLAVLHGGLTVGGLVAFTSWMTTLTLAVTIAVDLLSQRGQALVAAGRIAEILDTPGTDDDPADAESPPLDAALVAAGVTARRDGRLVLGPVDLSVGPGEFVAVTGPTGSGKTTLARLLCRLEDPATGSVSLGGVDLRRVSRLELANRVGLVPQRPLILAGTVADNLRVGRELGLDELRAACAVAAVDEFVDSLPDGYDTELGERGASVSGGQAQRLALARGLVGRPDVLILDDVTAAVDAETEATILGRLRAWAPGTALLVISHRPSVLAAADRVLRLEPPGFPAAVAGPAPRSALDEHTTDEQTTAEQIVRVGGGNG
- a CDS encoding lysine N(6)-hydroxylase/L-ornithine N(5)-oxygenase family protein, giving the protein MVRGPASTDIGILDIVGIGFGPSNLALAIAATEHNAQVPPEAALSISFLERQPRFGWHRGMLLDGATMQVSYLKDLVTLRNPASDFSYLSFLHDRNRLVDFINHKTMFPLRAEFHDYLEWAARRVDGLVEYDTRVVDIRPVLVDGEVTMVDVVAVRGETGETVVRRARGVVIAAGLEPVLPPGIEQSERVWHNHDLLGRVERLPSMVRDRFVVVGAGQSAAEVTEFLHTRYPRAEVVALFSRYGYSPADNSAFANQIFDPTAVDDFYASPPAVKDMLNGYHRSTNYSVVDIDLIDELYRRVYQEKVQGRERLRIMRASRLAELRPIEAGVAVDVEFLPTGKRETVEADVIVFATGYKSRDPRALLGAMSGYCLDDAAGKPALDRDYRLATTPDVQADLYVLGATEHSHGISSTLLSNVAVRAGELVRSMACRS
- a CDS encoding FecCD family ABC transporter permease, which encodes MNVIERPRPAAPPAPVRRAGRTGARVTGLAAAVAVLAFVTMASLAVGAKPIPLGTVVHELFHYDGSGDGVIIRTLRVPRTLLGLTVGAGLGLAGAVMQALTRNPLADPGLLGVNAGASAAVVVAIGALGLHSPAAYVWFALAGAAIAAVAVYLLGARGRSTAAPVRLALAGAAVSAVLIALVWGLALTNPVTFDGYRFWSVGGLAGRNLAVVWQTGPFLLAGAVLALGLARPLNAIALGDEAGRALGVHLGRTRVLGIGATTLLCGAATAAAGPIGFVGLTVPHVARALTGPDQRWVLPYSMVLAPILLLAADIVGRVVARPGEIEAGIVTAFVGAPVLVLLARRRRLAAL
- a CDS encoding FecCD family ABC transporter permease — protein: MSALVDVRAPGRAAPGRARVLGTPRGRVSLLVPVRSCVVGAALVALIVAVGCVALTTGDYHIPLPDVVRALLGGGDGSTRFIVITLRLPRLLTGVLVGAALGVGGAMFQSLSRNPLGSPDIIGFDTGAATGALLVILVLHGTMAQVAAGAVVGGVATALLVYLLAMKRGVQGYRLILVGIGIAAMLSSVNDFLLTRASINDAQSAAVWLTGSLNGRGWEHVRPVALAVAVLLPLASWLGRDLRMLELGDDTARALGVHAERARAASVVVGVGLSAAATACAGPIVFVALAAPQVTRRLTRLPGPNIIPSALTGALLLTASDLAAQRAFAPTQLPVGVATGVVGGLYLAWLLSREWRQGRG
- a CDS encoding ABC transporter ATP-binding protein, yielding MSRLRAERLELGYDQRSIVHDLDVTIPDRSFTVIVGANGCGKSTLLRGLARMLTPRAGLVLLDGKHIRSLPSKEIARRLGLLPQGPIAPDGITVADLVGRGRYPHQGLLRQWSATDELAVVDAMAATGITDLADAYVDELSGGQRQRAWLAMALAQQTPIMLLDEPTTFLDIAHQVDVLDLCADLHQSRGHTLVLVLHDLNQACRYATHLIAMRDGRIVAEGHPSEIVTADLVERVFGLRCRVITDPESGTPLVIPAARRTATGPSPAPVSPPAPEPRRDAAETAS